A region from the Ctenopharyngodon idella isolate HZGC_01 chromosome 13, HZGC01, whole genome shotgun sequence genome encodes:
- the fam241a gene encoding uncharacterized protein FAM241A, protein MSSTNRIVHDATVCHRDVLCGTQELHCQRERAVRPTREQNDLRGREIPHDGSTAEPQAAEGPAAEAPLVDDCEKMGTLFGELNKCLRGLGFTQLYFGEKIVEPVVVLVFWLLLWFLGIQALGLVGTLCIVIIYIQK, encoded by the exons ATGTCAAGTACTAATCGGATCGTACATGATGCGACGGTATGTCATCGTGATGTCTTATGTGGGACGCAAGAACTTCATTGCCAGCGCGAGCGTGCTGTCAGACCCACACGCGAACAG AATGACCTCAGGGGACGAGAAATACCACATGATGGCTCCACAGCAGAGCCACAGGCAGCAGAAGGACCTGCGGCAGAGGCTCCATTGGTGGACGACTGTGAGAAGATGGGCACTCTGTTCGGGGAGCTCAATAAGTGTCTGAGGGGTCTTGGTTTCACCCAGCTTTACTTCGGAGAGAAGATCGTGGAGCCTGTGGTCGTGCTGGTGTTTTGGTTGCTTCTCTGGTTCCTTGGTATCCAAGCCCTTGGCCTTGTGGGAACTCTATGCATCGTTATCATTTACATCCAGAAATAG